CCGTGCGACAGGACCACCGTGGGGGCGCCGTCCTGCCCGTGCACCTCGACATGGATCCGGGCGCCGTCGGCGGAGACGACGGTCAACTCGCGCGCGGGAACGGGCGGGGCGTCCTCGCGCCGCAGCAGCCGGCTCATCCCACGACCTCCTCGGCGACGGACTTCTTCGCGGCGGCCTGCTTCGGCATCCGCACGACCTCGTACTCCGCGAGGTCCACCGACCGCGTCACCTTGCGGAACTCGGAGGTGGTGCCCGGCCAGACCGTGGTGTTGCGCCCATTGGCGTCCAGGTACCAGCTGTTGCAGCCGCCGGTGTTCCACACGGTGCGCTTCATCCGCTCCTGGACCCGGCGGTTCCACGCCCCGACCGCCGAGGCCCGCGCGTCGAGTGCGACGCGGCCGCCCAGCACGTTCAGCTGACGCAGATAGTCGGCCATGTAGTTCAGCTGGGACTCGATCATGAGGATCATCGAGGAGTTCCCGAGTCCCGTGTTGGGGCCGATGATCGTCATCCAGTTGGGGAAACCGGCCGCGCTCGCACCGCGCAGCGCCTGCATGCCGTCCTTCCAGGACTCGGCGAGCGTGATGCCCTCCGCGCCCACCACCCGGTCGGCGATCGGCATGTCGGTCACATGGAAGCCGGTGCCGAAGATGATCGCGTCGACCTCGGTCTCCGTACCGTCGAAGGCGACGGCCGTGGAGCCGCGCACCTCGGCCAGACCGGAGGCGACCACGTCCACATTGGGCCGGGCGAGCGCCGGGTAGTAGGCGCTGGAGAGCAGGATGCGCTTGCAGCCGATGCGGTACGAGGGGGTCAGCTTGGCCCGCAGCGCCGGGTCCTTGATGGACCGCGCCATGTTGGACTTGGCCATCTTCTCGACCAGGCCCAGCTCGCCCGGGTGCTTGGTGAAGGCGCTGACCTGCAACTCCCTTATGCCCCAGAGCAGTCCGCGGCGTGCGGCGCCGGTGAAGGGGAGCGTGCGGTGCAGCCAGCGCTCGGCGCCGCTGATCTTCCGGTCCATGCGCGGCATGACCCAGGGCGGCGTGCGCTGGAAGAGCGTCAGCCTGGCGGCCTTCGGCTGGATCGAGGGCACGATCTGGATGGCGGAGGCACCGGTGCCTATCATCGCGACGCGCTTGCCGGTCAGGTCGTAGTCGTGGTCCCAGCGGGCCGAGTGGAAGACCTTGCCGGGGAAGCCGGAGAGCCCCGGCACATCGGGCGTCTTCGGGTCGGAGAGCGGCCCGGTCGCGGAGACGACGACATCGGCGGTGAACGTGGCCCCGTTGCCGGTCTCGATGACCCAGTGCAGTTCGTCGCGGTCCCAGCGCATCCGCGTCACTTCATGGTTGAGCCTGATGTGCGGGCGCAGCCCGAAGGTGTCCGCGACATGGTCCAGGTAGGCGCGGATGTTCTCCTGCCCGGAGAAGGTGCGCGGCCACTCGGGGTTGGGGGCGAACGAGAACGAGTAGAGGTGGGACGGTACGTCGCAGGCGCAGCCCGGATAGCTGTTGTCGCGCCAGGTGCCGCCGACGGAGCCGGCACGTTCCAGGACGACGAAGTCCGTGATGCCTTCGCGGCGCAGCCGGACCGCGGCCCCGAGGCCCCCGAATCCGGATCCGATCACCGCCACTCGTACGTGCTCGTGCTGGGCCATGCTGCCGCCTCCCGCGGTACGTCACACGACTCCGCCAGCAATCACTGGCATTGTTGGGAGAGTAGAGCAGCCCAGTACCGATGGGTAGGGGTGCGACAAGGGAAAGTTACCGACGGTACAACATAGGGTGCGGGTGTGGCCGACGAACGCGAGCACCGTGAATACCGGATGGAGGAGCTGGCCAAGGAGGCCGGCATCCCCGTGCGGACCGTGCGCTTCTACCGGGAGCG
This sequence is a window from Streptomyces sp. NBC_01217. Protein-coding genes within it:
- a CDS encoding flavin-containing monooxygenase produces the protein MAQHEHVRVAVIGSGFGGLGAAVRLRREGITDFVVLERAGSVGGTWRDNSYPGCACDVPSHLYSFSFAPNPEWPRTFSGQENIRAYLDHVADTFGLRPHIRLNHEVTRMRWDRDELHWVIETGNGATFTADVVVSATGPLSDPKTPDVPGLSGFPGKVFHSARWDHDYDLTGKRVAMIGTGASAIQIVPSIQPKAARLTLFQRTPPWVMPRMDRKISGAERWLHRTLPFTGAARRGLLWGIRELQVSAFTKHPGELGLVEKMAKSNMARSIKDPALRAKLTPSYRIGCKRILLSSAYYPALARPNVDVVASGLAEVRGSTAVAFDGTETEVDAIIFGTGFHVTDMPIADRVVGAEGITLAESWKDGMQALRGASAAGFPNWMTIIGPNTGLGNSSMILMIESQLNYMADYLRQLNVLGGRVALDARASAVGAWNRRVQERMKRTVWNTGGCNSWYLDANGRNTTVWPGTTSEFRKVTRSVDLAEYEVVRMPKQAAAKKSVAEEVVG